The following are encoded in a window of Nitrospiraceae bacterium genomic DNA:
- a CDS encoding MFS transporter yields the protein MVKSSKQFLHWSISRVVPVDRDELPALIWSFVYFFCLLAAYYILRPVRDEMGVLSGAHTLPWLFSVVFITMLAVIPMFGWVAGHFPIRRLLPTVYVFFILNLLAFFVALQSGVGLQAFGPIFFVWLSVFNLFVVSVFWSFMADVFPTDAARRLFGCISAGGSLGAMTGPFITAMAVKGVGVSGLLLVSAGFLVIAVGCIMALLKWYHGHHGVDLGNRHLSSIRNTEATPPSLWIGVVCMVRSPYLKGIALYLMCYSILSTFLYSQQTILIPQVMPSSEDRMQLFASVDLGINVFAFTLQFFATGWLLTRFGVGIMLAVMPLVSLIGFGVFGLLTVLPVLIGFGVLRRAGEFSITKPTRETLFTVVSREEKYQAKNVIDTVVHRGADMTGTGIVSVLHSWGMTLSHMAFAALPIAGLWLATGMWLGRRHEAIRRR from the coding sequence ATGGTGAAATCTTCTAAACAGTTTCTTCATTGGTCGATCAGCCGGGTGGTACCGGTTGACCGGGATGAACTCCCTGCGCTTATTTGGTCGTTTGTCTATTTTTTTTGTCTGCTGGCGGCCTACTATATTTTGCGACCGGTTCGCGATGAAATGGGAGTGCTCTCGGGGGCTCATACTCTCCCGTGGTTGTTCTCAGTTGTGTTTATCACGATGCTAGCCGTGATCCCGATGTTTGGCTGGGTCGCGGGGCATTTTCCGATCCGTCGATTATTGCCAACTGTCTATGTGTTTTTCATCCTGAATCTTCTGGCATTTTTTGTGGCTTTGCAAAGTGGAGTCGGGTTGCAAGCCTTTGGGCCGATCTTTTTTGTATGGTTGAGTGTGTTTAATTTATTCGTTGTGTCGGTGTTTTGGAGTTTTATGGCCGATGTGTTTCCCACTGATGCGGCTCGGCGACTGTTTGGGTGTATTTCCGCCGGAGGCAGTCTTGGCGCTATGACAGGCCCGTTTATCACCGCAATGGCGGTAAAAGGGGTCGGAGTTTCCGGGTTACTCCTGGTGTCAGCGGGCTTCTTAGTGATTGCGGTGGGATGCATTATGGCGTTGTTAAAATGGTATCACGGTCATCATGGGGTTGATCTGGGAAACCGACACCTTTCTTCCATCAGGAATACTGAAGCCACTCCTCCCAGCTTATGGATAGGAGTGGTGTGCATGGTTCGCTCGCCCTATTTGAAAGGCATTGCCCTCTATCTCATGTGTTATTCAATTCTGTCAACATTCTTATATTCGCAGCAAACCATATTAATTCCCCAAGTCATGCCGAGTTCGGAAGATCGCATGCAATTGTTCGCATCGGTGGATCTTGGGATCAATGTGTTCGCGTTCACGCTCCAGTTTTTCGCGACAGGCTGGCTGTTGACGCGCTTTGGCGTCGGGATCATGTTGGCTGTCATGCCCCTGGTATCATTGATTGGATTTGGGGTGTTTGGTTTGCTGACAGTCCTGCCGGTCTTGATCGGGTTTGGTGTCCTGCGGCGTGCGGGGGAATTTTCCATCACCAAGCCGACGAGAGAAACTCTCTTTACCGTCGTTTCACGTGAAGAAAAATATCAGGCGAAAAATGTGATTGATACGGTTGTTCATCGAGGAGCTGATATGACGGGGACAGGGATTGTTTCCGTCCTTCATAGCTGGGGAATGACCTTGTCTCACATGGCATTTGCCGCCCTGCCCATTGCAGGTCTATGGCTTGCCACCGGTATGTGGCTTGGGCGACGACACGAAGCGATCCGGCGACGATGA
- a CDS encoding CDP-archaeol synthase yields MVYLQVFLLIMAANAAPIFGRLLMKGRWNAPLDGGATFFDGQPWLGPSKTYRGVVFSLVGTVLAADVLAMPWDIGLLTGGLAMTGDCLSSFIKRRLGYASGGMALGLDQIPESLFPLLGLWGPLSLSAIGIMATAGAFMVFELFISPILYRFRIRKNPH; encoded by the coding sequence ATGGTCTATCTCCAGGTTTTTTTGTTAATTATGGCGGCCAATGCCGCCCCGATTTTCGGGCGGCTGCTTATGAAAGGGCGTTGGAATGCTCCTCTTGACGGGGGAGCAACCTTTTTTGATGGGCAGCCGTGGTTGGGACCCTCGAAAACCTATCGCGGCGTGGTTTTTTCATTGGTGGGCACGGTTCTGGCGGCGGATGTCCTGGCTATGCCCTGGGACATAGGGCTGTTGACGGGAGGGTTGGCGATGACCGGCGACTGCCTTTCTAGTTTTATCAAGCGACGGTTGGGTTATGCCTCAGGCGGAATGGCCTTGGGCTTGGATCAAATTCCGGAAAGCCTTTTTCCCCTATTGGGGCTATGGGGACCCCTGTCGTTGTCGGCTATCGGCATAATGGCCACTGCAGGTGCGTTTATGGTGTTCGAACTGTTTATTTCTCCGATTTTATATCGATTCCGCATTCGTAAAAATCCACATTAA
- a CDS encoding metallophosphoesterase, producing the protein MRGASHMRVVWATDIHLNFLGFEGREVFFSSIRAQQPDVVFVTGDIAEAPSLTPLLHEMRQAIHAPLYFVLGNHDFYYGSVSQVRHDLKGWCQIQPGLTYLSTRGLVELTPTTALVGHDGWGDGRYGNYHRSPVRLSDQGLIADFQDLDREAVLRKLRALGDEAACYLRDRLDEVLSSYQRVICLTHVPPFKEACWYQGKMGNDDWLPYFACQAVGEVLLYASRKRPDCQITVLCGHTHHAGTLQLRPNLRVLTGSAEYGAPCIQESCDLEELFPQSMLVEGRHSEGGPSVETDASGRQSGSAK; encoded by the coding sequence ATGAGAGGAGCAAGTCATATGCGGGTAGTGTGGGCGACCGACATCCATTTGAATTTTCTGGGTTTCGAGGGGCGGGAGGTTTTTTTTTCGTCCATTCGTGCTCAGCAGCCGGACGTCGTTTTTGTGACCGGAGACATTGCTGAAGCTCCATCGCTGACCCCGCTGCTCCATGAAATGCGTCAAGCCATTCACGCGCCGTTATATTTCGTCCTGGGGAATCATGATTTTTACTATGGGTCGGTTTCCCAAGTTCGACATGATTTGAAAGGCTGGTGCCAGATTCAGCCGGGACTCACCTATCTTTCGACACGGGGATTGGTTGAATTGACTCCGACGACGGCGTTGGTCGGGCACGACGGATGGGGAGACGGGCGCTATGGGAACTATCATCGGTCCCCGGTTAGGCTCAGTGATCAGGGGTTGATCGCGGATTTTCAGGATTTAGATCGGGAGGCAGTGTTACGCAAACTCCGTGCGTTGGGAGATGAGGCGGCTTGCTATTTGCGGGATCGTTTGGATGAGGTCTTGTCATCATATCAGCGCGTCATTTGCCTGACCCATGTCCCGCCGTTTAAAGAAGCCTGCTGGTATCAGGGGAAAATGGGAAATGATGATTGGCTTCCCTATTTTGCCTGCCAGGCGGTTGGCGAGGTGTTACTCTACGCATCACGGAAACGACCGGATTGCCAGATCACCGTCTTGTGTGGCCATACCCACCATGCGGGGACCCTTCAGCTGCGACCCAATCTACGGGTTCTGACGGGTTCTGCCGAATATGGCGCTCCCTGTATTCAAGAGAGCTGTGACCTTGAAGAACTGTTTCCTCAGTCAATGTTAGTAGAAGGCAGACATAGTGAAGGAGGGCCATCGGTAGAAACTGATGCGTCCGGAAGGCAATCAGGTTCCGCTAAATAA
- the msrA gene encoding peptide-methionine (S)-S-oxide reductase MsrA, producing MSDSAIGSTGKELATLGGGCFWCLEAVFDQVKGVESVESGYMGGSRPNPTYEAVCSGNTGHAEVIQITFNPGIITYRELLEIFFGTHDPTTLNRQGNDAGTQYRSVIFTHSSAQDATAHEVIRTLTEAKVFDDPIVTQVEPASPFYMAEAYHQEYFVQNPSQPYCAYLINPKVAKFRQRFSDKLKFS from the coding sequence ATGTCTGACTCGGCCATAGGTTCAACAGGGAAGGAACTCGCCACATTGGGTGGCGGCTGCTTCTGGTGCCTCGAAGCCGTATTCGATCAGGTCAAGGGCGTCGAGTCCGTAGAATCCGGCTATATGGGCGGTAGTCGCCCCAATCCCACTTATGAGGCCGTCTGCAGTGGAAACACGGGTCATGCCGAGGTGATACAAATAACCTTTAATCCCGGAATCATCACCTACCGGGAACTCCTGGAAATCTTTTTCGGCACCCATGACCCCACCACGCTGAACCGGCAGGGGAATGATGCGGGCACCCAATATCGCTCTGTCATTTTCACCCATTCATCAGCACAAGACGCGACCGCGCACGAGGTCATTCGCACGCTGACGGAAGCCAAGGTCTTCGACGATCCCATTGTAACTCAGGTGGAACCCGCCTCCCCCTTTTACATGGCCGAAGCCTACCACCAGGAATATTTTGTGCAGAACCCGTCACAACCTTACTGCGCCTACCTCATTAATCCCAAAGTGGCGAAGTTCCGGCAACGCTTTTCAGACAAGCTCAAATTCTCCTGA
- the ttcA gene encoding tRNA 2-thiocytidine(32) synthetase TtcA, which translates to MRSRVEAMLQNIQPIQPLSHLTGSSEKLHTRLCRMVGQAVADFNMIEEGDKVMVCLSGGKDSYAMLDVLMSMQSRAPVSYELIAVNLDQKQPGFPEHVLPDYLTRLGVPFHIEERDTYSVVKRLVPEGETTCSLCSRLRRGILYGLAERLGATKIALGHHRNDMMETLLLNMLFNGTLKSMPPKLRSDDGRHVVIRPLAYVKEADLARYAEMRNFPIIPCDLCGSQENLKRKEVKALLQDWDIRYPGSGDSVFAALSKVIPSHLLDRQLFDFETVREL; encoded by the coding sequence ATGAGGAGTAGAGTCGAAGCTATGTTGCAGAATATTCAACCCATCCAACCATTGTCCCATTTGACCGGATCCAGCGAGAAGCTTCATACCCGTTTGTGCCGGATGGTGGGGCAGGCTGTTGCCGATTTCAACATGATTGAAGAAGGCGATAAGGTCATGGTGTGCCTTTCCGGGGGGAAGGATAGTTATGCGATGTTGGACGTGTTGATGTCCATGCAGTCTCGTGCTCCGGTGTCCTATGAACTGATTGCGGTGAATCTGGATCAGAAGCAACCGGGATTTCCTGAACATGTGCTGCCGGATTATCTCACGAGGCTTGGTGTGCCGTTTCATATTGAAGAACGCGATACCTATTCGGTGGTGAAACGGCTGGTCCCCGAAGGCGAGACGACCTGCTCGCTTTGTTCACGGTTGCGTCGTGGCATCCTGTACGGGTTGGCGGAACGGTTGGGCGCGACCAAGATTGCTCTTGGCCATCATCGTAACGATATGATGGAGACCTTACTGCTGAACATGTTATTTAACGGAACGCTTAAAAGCATGCCGCCGAAACTGAGATCTGATGACGGACGACATGTGGTGATCCGACCATTGGCATATGTGAAGGAAGCCGACCTGGCCCGCTATGCGGAAATGAGAAACTTTCCCATCATTCCCTGCGACCTGTGCGGTTCACAGGAAAATTTGAAACGCAAAGAAGTGAAGGCCCTGCTCCAGGATTGGGATATCCGGTATCCCGGCTCGGGCGACAGCGTATTTGCGGCCCTGTCCAAGGTCATACCCAGTCATCTTCTCGATCGTCAATTATTTGATTTTGAGACTGTTCGCGAGCTCTAG
- the nrdR gene encoding transcriptional repressor NrdR, with product MKCPFCDQLEDKVIDSRTAREGEVIRRRRECLGCKRRFTTYERIEENLPMVVKKDNRREPFDRAKILAGLKKACEKRPVSIGALGAAVDRIEKRIQDLGETEVPSRTVGEEVMRALKELDPVAYVRFASVYREFKDIDQFMDTIRALTQDSRMS from the coding sequence GTGAAATGTCCTTTTTGCGACCAATTAGAAGATAAGGTCATTGATTCGCGGACCGCACGTGAAGGGGAAGTGATCAGGCGCCGTCGCGAATGTTTAGGCTGTAAGCGGCGGTTCACCACCTACGAACGAATCGAAGAAAATTTGCCGATGGTGGTCAAAAAGGACAATCGTCGAGAACCGTTTGATCGGGCAAAAATTTTAGCGGGACTCAAAAAGGCCTGCGAAAAACGGCCGGTCAGTATTGGCGCGTTAGGTGCGGCAGTTGATCGGATTGAGAAACGTATTCAGGACCTTGGAGAAACAGAAGTTCCAAGCCGAACCGTCGGAGAGGAAGTCATGCGGGCCTTAAAAGAATTGGATCCCGTCGCGTATGTTCGATTTGCCTCGGTGTATCGTGAATTTAAAGACATCGACCAGTTTATGGATACCATCCGGGCACTAACCCAAGACAGCAGGATGTCCTGA
- a CDS encoding Na+:solute symporter — protein sequence MTGWDWAILAVFILYALQAGFRERAVASQNLEEYFLAGRSLSGWKAGLSMAATQFAADTPLLVTGLVATAGIFALWRLWIFALAFLLMGFLLAPSWRRVGVLTDAELTEVRYGQGAASALRGIKAIYFGTIVNCTVLAMVLLAATRLAEPFLLWDQWLPAGFFEVFVHMVKWGGVPFTVGGLEADNVWVRSANNLLSIGAIVSVTVLYSTAGGLRSVVATDLVQFGIGIVASGAFAWVVVDHVGGLASLTQHIQKQFSAAVGYPLTGNEILAFTPFGARDATMMVLLVYGFQWLLQMNADGTGYLAQRSMACRSDHDARVAAVVFTVAQVVLRSLIWLPLALGLLVVFPPPPEMIGPQFIAAREYTFVQGIHELLPPGIKGLMVVGMLAALASTVDTHLNWGASYWTNDIYRRFICEGWLKREPSQRALVWVARASNLLILVIALCILPWLSSIQTAWQISLLLGAGMGVVLVLRWIWWRITAWGELACIAASVLLAPLLLWALPGQQEELRLLIMGLGAGAIGIAVSWFTGPENLDRLETFYRRARPPGFWGPIELRVQSEQRNGVRRFWRAIMAMGLTALSIFCLLTGIGTWLVGSPAPAWMPWREAWITGLLLLGILLIPLWITVGFRQSDSVTQTR from the coding sequence ATGACTGGATGGGATTGGGCGATTCTCGCCGTTTTCATTCTCTATGCCCTGCAAGCGGGGTTTCGAGAGCGAGCAGTCGCATCCCAGAATCTGGAAGAATATTTTCTTGCAGGACGCAGTCTTTCGGGCTGGAAGGCCGGATTAAGCATGGCGGCCACGCAGTTTGCGGCTGACACTCCACTGCTTGTTACAGGGTTGGTGGCTACGGCCGGCATTTTCGCATTGTGGCGTTTATGGATTTTTGCCTTGGCCTTTCTCCTGATGGGGTTTCTCCTGGCCCCGAGCTGGCGGCGGGTAGGGGTGCTCACCGATGCCGAGCTGACGGAAGTGCGTTATGGCCAGGGGGCAGCGTCGGCGCTCCGTGGCATCAAAGCCATTTATTTCGGCACCATTGTCAATTGCACGGTGCTCGCTATGGTGCTATTGGCGGCCACTCGACTCGCTGAACCATTTCTTCTTTGGGATCAATGGCTTCCTGCCGGCTTTTTTGAGGTGTTTGTTCACATGGTGAAATGGGGAGGGGTCCCTTTTACGGTTGGCGGGTTGGAGGCGGACAATGTGTGGGTGCGTTCGGCCAATAATCTTTTGTCGATCGGGGCCATTGTGTCTGTGACGGTGTTGTATTCCACCGCAGGTGGACTCCGAAGCGTCGTCGCCACGGATCTGGTGCAATTTGGAATCGGGATCGTTGCCAGCGGGGCATTTGCCTGGGTAGTGGTGGATCATGTGGGAGGCTTGGCGTCCTTGACTCAACACATTCAGAAACAGTTTTCGGCGGCGGTTGGGTACCCACTGACGGGGAATGAGATTCTGGCTTTTACTCCCTTTGGGGCCAGGGATGCGACCATGATGGTGTTATTGGTCTATGGATTTCAATGGCTCCTACAAATGAACGCGGATGGGACGGGGTATTTGGCTCAACGATCCATGGCATGCCGCAGCGATCACGATGCGCGGGTCGCGGCGGTGGTGTTTACCGTGGCCCAAGTGGTGCTTCGGAGTTTGATCTGGTTGCCCTTGGCCTTGGGATTACTTGTAGTATTTCCACCACCACCGGAAATGATAGGCCCTCAGTTTATTGCGGCTCGCGAATATACCTTTGTGCAAGGCATTCATGAACTGTTACCACCCGGAATTAAAGGGTTGATGGTCGTCGGAATGTTGGCGGCCCTGGCTTCCACGGTCGATACGCATTTGAATTGGGGGGCGTCTTATTGGACTAATGATATTTATCGCCGGTTCATTTGTGAGGGGTGGCTCAAGCGCGAACCTTCGCAACGTGCACTGGTGTGGGTTGCCCGTGCGAGTAACCTGCTGATTCTCGTGATTGCCCTTTGCATTCTTCCGTGGTTGTCATCGATTCAAACTGCCTGGCAAATCAGTTTGTTGCTGGGAGCGGGAATGGGCGTAGTGTTGGTGCTTCGGTGGATCTGGTGGCGAATTACGGCATGGGGCGAATTAGCCTGTATTGCGGCTTCTGTGCTCTTGGCTCCCCTTTTGCTGTGGGCACTTCCAGGACAGCAAGAGGAATTGCGGTTGTTGATCATGGGCCTGGGAGCCGGTGCGATTGGTATCGCCGTGTCCTGGTTCACCGGACCGGAAAATCTCGATCGTTTGGAGACCTTTTACCGGCGTGCACGTCCTCCGGGATTTTGGGGCCCCATCGAACTGCGGGTTCAATCTGAGCAGCGAAATGGAGTTCGGCGATTTTGGCGGGCGATTATGGCCATGGGGCTTACGGCATTGTCCATCTTCTGTTTGCTCACCGGTATCGGAACCTGGCTGGTGGGAAGTCCTGCCCCCGCATGGATGCCCTGGCGTGAGGCGTGGATTACCGGACTCTTGCTGCTGGGAATCCTCTTAATTCCCCTTTGGATCACCGTTGGTTTTCGCCAATCTGATTCTGTGACGCAGACCCGATAG
- a CDS encoding serine hydroxymethyltransferase: MRHSVGTLKAIRDTDYEVYAAIRAEEKRQRENLVLIASENYASPAVLGAQGCLMTNKYAEGYSGRRYYGGCQHVDAVEDLAIARAKEIFGCEHVNVQPHSGSQANMAAYLSVLKTGDTILGMDLAHGGHLTHGSRVSFSGKLFQAFSYGVDRETEEINYDVVERQAQEVRPRMIVVGASAYSKIIDFARFQAIAKSIGAYLLVDIAHIAGLIAVGLHPSPVPYADFVTTTTHKTLRGPRSGMIMCKEEHAKAVDKMVFPGLQGGPLMHVIAAKAVAFKEALSPGFKTYQQQVLANAKELADGFLKRGYRVVSGGTENHLFLLNLTPKGVTGKEAEAALNASGIVVNKNAVPFDEKPPAVASGIRIGTPTVSTRGMQKPEMEQILSWMDEVIQHSQEASLHKRILRDVKDLCSRFPIFHPY; this comes from the coding sequence ATGAGACATTCCGTCGGAACACTCAAAGCGATCCGTGACACTGATTATGAAGTGTATGCGGCTATCCGGGCTGAAGAAAAGAGACAGCGGGAAAACTTAGTTCTTATCGCGTCGGAAAATTACGCCAGTCCCGCGGTCCTTGGTGCCCAGGGCTGTTTGATGACCAACAAATACGCGGAGGGTTATTCCGGCCGGAGATATTATGGCGGATGCCAGCATGTGGATGCGGTTGAGGATTTAGCCATTGCGAGAGCCAAAGAAATTTTTGGGTGTGAGCATGTGAATGTCCAGCCACACTCTGGTTCCCAAGCCAATATGGCCGCGTATCTTTCGGTCCTAAAAACAGGAGACACCATCTTAGGGATGGATCTGGCCCATGGTGGGCATCTTACTCACGGCAGCCGTGTAAGTTTTTCAGGAAAACTGTTTCAGGCGTTTTCCTATGGAGTAGATCGGGAAACTGAGGAGATCAATTATGATGTGGTAGAACGGCAGGCTCAGGAAGTACGCCCTCGTATGATTGTTGTCGGTGCCAGTGCGTATTCCAAAATTATTGACTTCGCTCGTTTTCAGGCGATAGCGAAATCGATTGGTGCCTACCTCCTTGTTGATATTGCCCACATTGCGGGATTGATTGCGGTCGGGTTGCATCCAAGCCCGGTTCCCTATGCTGACTTTGTCACCACCACGACCCACAAAACGTTGCGTGGCCCACGCTCCGGCATGATTATGTGCAAAGAAGAACATGCCAAAGCCGTTGACAAAATGGTGTTCCCTGGACTGCAGGGTGGTCCGCTCATGCATGTCATTGCAGCCAAAGCGGTGGCTTTCAAAGAAGCCCTGTCTCCTGGTTTTAAGACCTATCAACAACAAGTGCTGGCGAACGCCAAGGAGTTGGCTGATGGCTTTTTGAAGCGGGGATATCGGGTGGTGTCTGGTGGGACCGAAAATCATCTGTTCCTCTTGAATCTGACACCTAAAGGCGTGACAGGGAAAGAAGCTGAAGCCGCTCTCAATGCCTCCGGCATTGTGGTCAATAAAAATGCGGTGCCGTTTGATGAAAAGCCACCGGCTGTCGCCAGCGGCATTCGTATTGGTACGCCAACGGTTTCAACCCGTGGCATGCAGAAACCCGAAATGGAGCAGATTCTTTCCTGGATGGATGAGGTCATCCAGCATTCTCAGGAAGCGTCCCTACATAAACGGATTCTGCGGGATGTCAAAGACTTGTGCTCACGATTTCCGATCTTTCATCCATACTAA
- a CDS encoding gamma-glutamylcyclotransferase, whose amino-acid sequence MSDALFTYGTLQFPEVMEAVTGLALPWVAAEAPGFAQFRFSDRIYPGMVAREGALTQGRVYSSMSHQIWELLDRFEDPVYRRELLEVYRSDGSKITAHAYVLPVEQQHLLSSELWQMDWFSDVHLDGYVSRCRVFYETITSQGLPESCKQTLWTLTDSSQNSQI is encoded by the coding sequence ATGAGTGATGCCTTGTTTACTTATGGGACGTTGCAATTTCCCGAAGTGATGGAAGCGGTGACCGGCCTGGCGTTGCCATGGGTGGCCGCGGAAGCGCCGGGGTTCGCCCAGTTCCGGTTTAGTGACCGCATTTATCCGGGAATGGTGGCCCGGGAAGGCGCTCTGACACAGGGTCGCGTCTATAGCTCAATGAGTCATCAAATTTGGGAGCTCCTGGACCGGTTTGAAGACCCGGTCTATCGCAGAGAATTGCTTGAGGTTTACCGCTCAGATGGCTCTAAAATAACGGCTCATGCCTATGTCTTACCAGTCGAACAGCAACATTTGCTTTCTTCAGAACTGTGGCAGATGGATTGGTTTAGCGATGTCCATTTGGATGGATATGTGAGTCGGTGTCGCGTGTTTTATGAGACGATCACTTCCCAGGGCTTACCGGAAAGCTGCAAGCAAACGTTGTGGACGTTAACGGATTCTTCCCAGAACTCTCAGATATGA
- a CDS encoding DUF2892 domain-containing protein — MKVKQKRQLHDGIAGALITAGVTLVYDVNPIWLSPPGILGITFLQSRFTGFCPVYIPDTTCPEE; from the coding sequence GTGAAGGTAAAACAAAAACGCCAACTCCATGACGGAATCGCCGGTGCGCTTATTACGGCAGGCGTCACACTCGTGTACGACGTGAATCCTATATGGTTGTCACCTCCGGGAATCCTTGGAATCACATTTTTGCAAAGCCGGTTCACCGGGTTTTGCCCGGTCTATATTCCCGACACAACCTGTCCTGAGGAATAG
- a CDS encoding thiol-disulfide oxidoreductase DCC family protein: MQSHQWGQHAKVIVFDGVCNFCNAFVNFVLERDSRGLFKFGTLQSQPAQAILTQLHLSTQDYETFLLLEHGNVFTKSTAALKILRCLPGAWPWLYAFIIIPRPLRDMVYSFIARHRYRWMGKSDTCRVPTPKERARFI; the protein is encoded by the coding sequence ATACAATCCCACCAATGGGGCCAGCACGCGAAGGTGATTGTCTTTGACGGGGTGTGTAATTTTTGCAATGCGTTTGTCAATTTTGTCCTCGAGCGGGATTCCCGAGGATTATTTAAATTTGGAACGCTTCAATCCCAACCGGCACAAGCCATTCTTACTCAATTACACCTTTCCACCCAGGACTATGAAACATTTTTACTCCTGGAACATGGGAACGTCTTCACAAAATCCACTGCTGCCCTCAAAATTCTTCGCTGCCTACCTGGAGCTTGGCCCTGGCTGTACGCCTTCATCATCATTCCCCGCCCTCTTCGAGATATGGTGTACAGCTTCATCGCCCGGCATCGCTATCGGTGGATGGGAAAATCGGACACGTGCCGTGTGCCTACTCCGAAAGAACGGGCCAGATTTATTTAG
- a CDS encoding 50S ribosomal protein L9 codes for MKVILQENVEGLGYLGDVLTVTKGYARNYLLPRKKAVVAEERQVKLLQHIKRQIDQKAKKELEVLGESGKTLSKISLTFEVQTGKDDKLFGSVTSKDVAERLAAQGVEVDRRKIHLPQPLKELGTFSVAIKLHRDVVPKINVTLVKKAAEEATPEGGSEKDQADEAVVE; via the coding sequence ATGAAGGTTATTTTGCAGGAAAATGTAGAAGGTTTAGGGTATTTGGGAGATGTATTGACGGTGACAAAAGGGTATGCACGGAACTATTTACTCCCGAGGAAAAAAGCTGTCGTAGCTGAAGAGCGACAGGTTAAATTGTTGCAGCATATCAAGCGGCAGATTGACCAAAAGGCCAAAAAAGAATTGGAGGTTCTAGGCGAGTCCGGAAAAACCCTGTCAAAAATCTCCCTGACGTTTGAAGTGCAGACCGGAAAAGACGATAAGCTGTTCGGGTCTGTGACATCCAAAGATGTGGCGGAACGATTGGCGGCTCAAGGCGTGGAGGTGGACCGAAGGAAAATTCACTTGCCACAGCCTCTCAAGGAGCTAGGGACCTTTTCGGTTGCCATCAAGCTTCACCGGGATGTGGTTCCCAAGATTAATGTGACCCTTGTGAAGAAAGCTGCAGAAGAGGCTACCCCTGAAGGGGGATCAGAAAAAGATCAGGCCGACGAAGCGGTTGTCGAGTAA